The Budorcas taxicolor isolate Tak-1 chromosome 2, Takin1.1, whole genome shotgun sequence genome window below encodes:
- the SOCS1 gene encoding suppressor of cytokine signaling 1: MVAHNQVAADNAISTAAEPRRRPEPSSSSSSSSSTSSPSSAAPARLRPCPAAAAPAPGDTHFRTFRSHAEYRRITRASALLDACGFYWGPLSVHGAHERLRAEPVGTFLVRDSRQRNCFFALSVKMASGPTSIRVHFQAGRFHLDGSRESFDCLFELLEHYVAAPRRMLGAPLRQRRVRPLQELCRQRIVATVGRENLARIPLNPVLLDYLSSFPFQI, translated from the coding sequence ATGGTAGCACACAACCAGGTGGCAGCCGACAATGCAATCTCCACGGCAGCAGAGCCCAGACGGCGGCCAgagccttcttcctcctcctcctcctcttcttccaccTCCTCGCCCTCGTCCGCGGCCCCGGCGCGCCTGCGGCCCTGCCCGGCGGccgcggccccggccccgggcGATACACACTTTCGCACGTTCCGCTCGCACGCCGAGTACCGGCGCATCACCCGCGCCAGCGCGCTCCTCGACGCCTGCGGCTTCTACTGGGGGCCCCTGAGCGTGCACGGAGCGCATGAGCGGCTGCGCGCCGAGCCCGTGGGCACCTTCCTGGTGCGCGACAGCCGACAGAGGAACTGCTTCTTCGCCCTCAGCGTGAAGATGGCCTCGGGCCCCACGAGCATCCGCGTGCACTTCCAGGCCGGCCGCTTCCACCTGGACGGTAGCCGCGAGAGCTTCGACTGCCTCTTCGAGCTGCTGGAGCACTACGTGGCGGCTCCGCGCCGCATGCTGGGGGCCCCGCTGCGCCAGCGCCGCGTGCGGCCGCTGCAGGAGCTGTGCCGCCAGCGCATCGTGGCCACCGTGGGCCGCGAGAACCTGGCGCGCATCCCCCTCAACCCCGTCCTCCTCGACTACCTGAGCTCCTTCCCCTTCCAGATCTGA